Sequence from the Bos indicus x Bos taurus breed Angus x Brahman F1 hybrid chromosome 16, Bos_hybrid_MaternalHap_v2.0, whole genome shotgun sequence genome:
TTAGTAAAATAACACCTAGATatcatgtttttaaacttttctacATCTTCAGGAcatagcacaatgcctggcatgtagtgGGGATTTAAAAACATGTTGGTTGAGTTAATTGAATTCTTCTCCACTAGTAGGCTGTTATGGTTTAATAGACTAGGAATCAGAAGTCCTGGTTCTGTTTGTAACCACTTTGCTCTCATGGGCTCAATTTCCTAATTTTAAGGCCCAAATGATGTCAGAAATGCCTTTCTTCGCTCACGTTTgcctttgcttgtgtgtgtgcctaactgctcagttgagtctgagtctttgcaaccctatggactctttgcaaccctacggactgtagcctaccaggcgcctctgtccatgggattttctaggcaagaatactggagcaggttcccattttctcctccaggggatcttcctgactcaggaatagaacctgcatctcctgtctcctacattggctggccaattctttagcactgagccacctgggaagccccttctattTGCTTTGGCAAAAAAATAATTCGCAGGTAttacgtgagtctcagtgaactccgggagttggtgatggacagggaggcctggcgtgctgcgattcatggggtcgcaaagagttggacacgactgagcgactgatctgatctgatctgactggtTTTCTTTGGAATCTGTTCTAATGCTGCCTCCTAGTGGTCGATAGCAGCACTTTCCTGGGCTGCACCCCCTCCGTTAATTGAGAGCTGGCCAACAGAAATGTAGTCCCAGCCGGACAGGTAACTTAAAATTTCCTAGTAGCCACGTTGAAAGAGTAAAAGGAAACAcgcaaaagtaatttttaaattactgatggtTTAGTAgctaattttatattcatttagtTCTTCCCCATCAAAAcaggagcagtctctcagagccaTCTATGATAGCATGATTCtatgctagtttaaaactcaatccaattgttgggttgtggccaattacctgtgcCTATTACTTCTGGGTTACCTTGGTGGATTTCTGTTCTTTTGGGCTCTTATTGGATACCCCTTAGGAAATTTGTTTTAGATGAGTGTTCAGTCCTGTTCTATCTGTTCATAATCATTCTAGATGGGGTCCTCTCACCTGGCCAGTTAAAAATACCTGCTCTGAGGCTGGCCAtagatttaagttttctcttaggGTCATTTAAACTCAATCGGAGTGATGAGCTAagtctcaataaaaaattaagttctcatctattaaaaggaaaactcctACAATTATGGGGAGGATCTACATGGTTaaccagagaagacaatggcaccccactccagtactcttgcctggaaaatcccatggatggaggagcctggtaggctgcagtccatggggtcgataagagtcggacatgactgagcatcttcactttcacttttcactttcatgcgttggagaaggaaatggcaacccactccagtgttcttgcctggagaatcccagggatgggggagcctcgtgggcttctgtctatggggttacacagagtcggacacgactgaagcgacttagcggcagctgCAGCGTCAAAACAGATTTGCATAAATGTTGAATGACTGAAAGATCGTCTTATCTCTACAAGATCTCCTGCTGGAGCACAGAAGTGTGTACTTGTTAATAGGACTAATGAGTTAATGTTATAGGCATAACATTAGTATAGCTATAAGAAATATATCTATACTGTATTTCACAGTGACTTCTAGAGACAAAGCCAAGAAGTGTCTCTGTTGGCAGACATTTTAGGGAGATTTCGGTGGATCTCCTAGCTCTAGTCTCCTTTCATCAGTTTTACCCCGTCCGAATGGTGGAGGCATCTTACCTCTGCCTGTGAAGCCTGGTTTGGTGGTTGTAGCTGGCCGTCTGGAGCCTGAGAAGCCCCTTCTGGGCTGAGGTTTTTGAGGTTGTGATGGCTGGCAGGAAGAtggtgggctcagcagttgctaCCGAAGATGCCCTGAAAACTCGGGGGCGGTGGGTGACTGAGGGCttgggggaggcctggtgtgctcgaGGAGACTTGGTCCTTTGAGCTGGTGTGGTTACTGCAGGACAGAGCAGGACAAAGTGACCTTCCATATCCACACTCTGGTCTCCGGTAGCTTTGGGTCAACCATTTCTTTCCTGAACACATTCCTTCCTTTTAGGTAGACTACCTTTGTTCTTGCAATCCACATTGCCTGAAATGCCTTCTGAACAGGCCATCTATACCTAGTCCCTTCTGTCTATATTTGCTTCAAACTCCATTTCCtacaggaagtcttccctgacttcCCAGGCAGAAGAGCTTTCCCTCCTCTTAACCACGGAGAAAACCTTGACTGTAGTTCAGTTCCCACCCTGACTTGTATTATATCTATGTGTTTGTCTATTCTCCCGCATTCCACACCTGTCAGTCACAACCTTGGGTATGTAATGAGCTCAGTGACATTATCCCCCTCTCAAGGGCCAGCAGAGTCCTCTAGGGTAACAATATTCAATTAATGTGTCTACCTCTCAGGGAACATGTGAGGATATGATAGAAACATTGTATGTCAAAATGCATTCAAGACAGAAAAGTGATAGAAATGTAAAAGTATCATTAGTATAATTAATCTTATTGTCGCAAAATACAGCTGTTAAATTACTGTATGCCATCAAATGGAAGATAGCCACGTGGGGAGCAGAAGGCAGGAGGACTTCTGGCTGGGAAATGTCTGCCCAGTCTTGGTTTCCTAAGTCATTCATAGAAGGGCTAGATTTTGTGAATGGAGCATAAACTTCATTATGTGCGGCCCCACCTGGTGGTGATGTGTAAGTACTGCAACTAGTGCCAAGTGGCTGAGGGATGGGCTTGACAGCCTTGGAATGCAGATCTCAAGGAGGTTCCCTCTTCCAAGACAGGGAAATACACACGTGAGACTCAGCTCTGCTCTGCCAACCACTGcatgaactgaacacatattcCCCTCGTCCACTTTCACAACAACATAGAATTTCTTCCACTTCCCCTGCCCTAGCTTCGGAGAACTGACCTTTGGACGTGAATTTTAAAGAACTGGCATGTGCAGGCATCTGGAACCAAGGAGGCAAGTGCATTTGTAGAAATCTATTAAACCATGCTGGAGGCTCAGGCATCGGCTCTTCTTCCCAGGATGGCTCGTAAACTACCAAAGGCAAGAGAAGTCCATTGGTGGTCTCCAGCATCAGCCTGAGGCCCGGGGGAGGGACTGCTGGTGTGAGTTGAGGCTGACTCAGCCAGGGTAGATGGCAATAAAGGGATGAGGACACGGTGCCcgtgagaagagaggaaaagtaaCTGAGCTGGGGTCTTCCccggaaaaaaaaaccctctttcaCCCTGACGCAGTGGGCATTCTCTGCAAAATCAGAGTCCGTCAGGAATCTAGATTATTGAGTGAGTACTGTGTATGTCTGAGGAAGTCAGcggagaaagaagggagaaaggaggggTTCTGGAGCAATAAGGAAAGGATCATATAAAGTAACAAATTTGGCCATCAACTGTGGCTTGAAAAATGATTGTCTTTCCTGTATATTTATCCCTGATATTTCTCACGGGACCAATTATGGGGCTGCTTATGTCCTTTTGCTTCCAGTTTCCTCCAGTCTCAGAGCCTCTCCTCAATTTCACGCCCACCCCCCACTTGGCTTGTGACCCGGGGGAAAGGTGGGCACGTTACCACCCGGGGGCGCACCGATCCTGTTCCTTTCTCACGGCTTGGATAGAAAATTTGGTGGATCGTGAAGTTCACTGACTCTATGAGATTACAGCCCCATGGATCCCAGTTTCCACTGGACTAGCTGGTACGGCAGCAGTGTTAGGGTGTGGGGACTGCTGCGGCCCCATGCTTGCCCCGCCTCCCCAAGGGGCAACGTTTCCTGGGTGTCCTCAGCCTCCAGCGAGTGGGGCACCTACCGCTGTGAACAGTCAGGGTGATCTGCTGGGTCTTGCCTCGGTCTGTGTTCCCGCCCACCCCACAGGCATAGATCCCGCTGTCATTCTTGGTCAGCTCTGTCATCACCACAAGGAACAGATTCCTGTCCGGACACTGCTCCAGCGTGACTCGGTGCTTGAATTCCTCTCTGACGTATTTGTTGCTGGACACCACGGTGGTGCATCTTCCAGACTCGTCAATGGTCCGGCACAGATATATCCTCACATGCGTTTCAGGAAGTGGGCACTCGATGGTAATGGATCCTCCCAGCATTCCTTCCATCTTTACTTCTGGAAGGACCTTCGGGGCTCCGACTACTGCAGGGAGAGGGAGTTAGTGAGAGGAAGCCCCATCCCCAGCCACGTCCCCAACACAGCCCTGTTTCCAACCTGGGCCCCAGTGCAGCCTCATACTCATCCATGCATCCAGCTTCATCCCCGTGAGCAGCCCTGCGCCTCCCTCATGTCTAGCCCTAGCTGCACCCACAGCCTCTTTCCATCCTCAACCCTGTTAACCTCCTTGGTCTGGCTCTATGTCCGTCCCTACTCTACACCCGAGGCTCAGTCTCTCCCCAGCCCAAGCCTTCATGTAGCTCTCCTCCTGAACCTCTATGGTCCCAGACACCAACCTCCTGAGAATCTAGTCACAATGTCATGTGCCATGACATGTGCCATGGTGAACTGCGCCCCCAACCAGCACGTGGCCCCCGAGTGACTTCAGTGTGCTGCCTGGAGGCGTGGTGAAATTTACTGCAACAGGTTTTCCTgtctagttttgttttgcttggaTCCATCCAACCAAAACAACTCTTTcacctccagttttttttttttaattcaatcatTAACAAGTATCTATTGAATCACGTTCATGTGATAAGCTAGCTGCCATCCCTCCCTCACAGAAAGAATCACTTATTCAGTGAAACAAATCTATGGCCACCACAGCAAAGTGTAATAAATCCCATGGTGTGAATACACAGGGCTCCTTGGAAGCAGCAAGCAGAGTGCCTGATCCAGGCTGCCACGGAGGGGaatttgaggaaggctttctgggAGAAGGGCTGTGTAAGCTGTGGCCTGAAGGATTGGGTGTGGAGGGCTAAGAGAATGATGGTCATCCTCACTGAAGGAGGGAATACAGAGGGAAACAGGAGTGTGTTTGAATGTGTGCACACCTTGTTTGTGCCTTGGGGCTGGTGTGGAGCCGGGAGGAGTGAAGGGTGTGGCTCCTGAGTCCCTGACATCAATAAGCTTAAGGTGGAGAGAAGGCGGGGCTAAGCTAGAGAAGAGGGTATGATTGTCAACTAAGTGGGTCCAATAAGGGTCCATATATTTCTGGGAAGATGATGCAGAGGAcggagtgtgtgtgttggggtgaggCTGGGGGGACGGGTGGAGGAGAAACCCTTCTAGACAATGAGAATTGGCCCCATAAAGCCtaagagaggagagaggacacAGCATGTTCatgaggaggggaggggtgtTCACAAGCTTCCTGAAATTCATCTGCAGAGCACAGATTTAGAATCGCTCCGAGGAGTCAGGGGAAGAAGTGGGGCTGCAGGCTTCTAGATGCGCTGAGGAGGACATtctggggggagggaaggatggggataTCTGGAGAGAGGAGGAAACAACCGTGAGAGCATGAGACAGGGTGGAGGAGGCTAGAGAAGGGCTAGCAGGGGAGCGTTCGCAGGAGTTCATTAGTATCTGGATGTGCAGCTGGTTAGCACAGCAGGGAGAAGCAGAGGGCACTACCAGACACGTGTGAGCTGATGTGAAAGCCCTCATGCGAATCACCCACCTCTGCTTTAAACACCCTGGAAACTGAGACGAGGGAGGCAGCCCTGTGACTGGAACATGCCAACGGAAGGGCGACCCATTCAAAGGGCAAAGACCCAACCAAGGGGCTGGGGGAATCCCCCATAGGTCCAGAGGGACCACACACACCTGTGTGCAAAGCCTGGCAACTGAGAGTGAGCATTCAAACGTTTTCAGACCAACTCAGCCAGAAAAGGGCATGCTGGCTGCTTTCTCAAGGGTGAGGTGTTGTAAAATGGGCAGAGGCAAGACAGAGCAGAGATGGGTCATGACACATGCAGACGCCTCCAGTGGCCTCTTTCTATTCAGTGGGGTACTGCTGGTCACCCTCTGGCTTGCCCAGATCCTACGTTACGGACTGTATGTTTGTATTGCCCAAAAACTCATGTGTTGAAGCTCCCGTATTACAGAGTGGGGCCTTGGGAGGTAGGTAGGGTTAGatgatgacaccccactccagtactgttgcctggaaaatcccatggacagaggagcctggtgggctgcagtccatggggtcgctaagagtccgacacgactgagcgacttcactttcacttttcactttcatgcattggagaaggaaatggcaacccattccagtgttcttgcctggagaatcccagggatgggggagtcttggtgggctgccgtctctggggtcacacagagtcggacatgactgaagtgacttagcagcagtagcagcaggagcagggttAGATGAGGTTATGAAGCTGCAGCCCTCAAAATGAGATCAGTGTCCTTATTCTATTTACACAGGAGACCACATG
This genomic interval carries:
- the FCMR gene encoding fas apoptotic inhibitory molecule 3 isoform X2, which translates into the protein MDLWLWALYFLPVVGAPKVLPEVKMEGMLGGSITIECPLPETHVRIYLCRTIDESGRCTTVVSSNKYVREEFKHRVTLEQCPDRNLFLVVMTELTKNDSGIYACGVGGNTDRGKTQQITLTVHSVYEPSWEEEPMPEPPAWFNRFLQMHLPPWFQMPAHASSLKFTSKVTTPAQRTKSPRAHQASPKPSVTHRPRVFRASSVATAEPTIFLPAITTSKTSAQKGLLRLQTASYNHQTRLHRQRASNQGPGAASGMEDQGVFVLIPTILGLILLALLGLLAKRIIQRRKALSRRVRRLAVRMRTLDASQRALSRRPRVSRRPRTPSNIYSACPRRPRSVDAAGGGAASPPVPGAPAASAQPQVPEIPWLHVPSLKIDCEYVSFCHQPAAKVEDTDSDDYVNVACLTHLSSCAPEPRPWCQ
- the FCMR gene encoding fas apoptotic inhibitory molecule 3 isoform X1 is translated as MKLDAWMSMRLHWGPVVGAPKVLPEVKMEGMLGGSITIECPLPETHVRIYLCRTIDESGRCTTVVSSNKYVREEFKHRVTLEQCPDRNLFLVVMTELTKNDSGIYACGVGGNTDRGKTQQITLTVHSVYEPSWEEEPMPEPPAWFNRFLQMHLPPWFQMPAHASSLKFTSKVTTPAQRTKSPRAHQASPKPSVTHRPRVFRASSVATAEPTIFLPAITTSKTSAQKGLLRLQTASYNHQTRLHRQRASNQGPGAASGMEDQGVFVLIPTILGLILLALLGLLAKRIIQRRKALSRRVRRLAVRMRTLDASQRALSRRPRVSRRPRTPSNIYSACPRRPRSVDAAGGGAASPPVPGAPAASAQPQVPEIPWLHVPSLKIDCEYVSFCHQPAAKVEDTDSDDYVNVACLTHLSSCAPEPRPWCQ
- the FCMR gene encoding fas apoptotic inhibitory molecule 3 isoform X3 codes for the protein MKLDAWMIVGAPKVLPEVKMEGMLGGSITIECPLPETHVRIYLCRTIDESGRCTTVVSSNKYVREEFKHRVTLEQCPDRNLFLVVMTELTKNDSGIYACGVGGNTDRGKTQQITLTVHSVYEPSWEEEPMPEPPAWFNRFLQMHLPPWFQMPAHASSLKFTSKVTTPAQRTKSPRAHQASPKPSVTHRPRVFRASSVATAEPTIFLPAITTSKTSAQKGLLRLQTASYNHQTRLHRQRASNQGPGAASGMEDQGVFVLIPTILGLILLALLGLLAKRIIQRRKALSRRVRRLAVRMRTLDASQRALSRRPRVSRRPRTPSNIYSACPRRPRSVDAAGGGAASPPVPGAPAASAQPQVPEIPWLHVPSLKIDCEYVSFCHQPAAKVEDTDSDDYVNVACLTHLSSCAPEPRPWCQ